In Magnetospirillum sp. WYHS-4, the following are encoded in one genomic region:
- the metC gene encoding cystathionine beta-lyase: MKKDTLLGHAGRHPEDHQGIVNPPVYRASTVLFPSLDELETAERERFDRVYYGRYGTPTHFAFEEAVATLEGASHAIALPSGMAAIACTLHALLEAGDHILMTDNAYGPAARLCEGPLNRLGIATTRYDPMVGADIAELMRPTTRLVFTEAPGSLTFEVQDVPAIADAAHAAGALVAMDNTWSAGLYFQPFDKGVDLSIQAATKYIVGHSDAMLGSVSMRDRTLFERLRGTAVGMGWCAGPDDCWLGLRGIRSLSARLARHQDTGLKLARWLAARPEIETVLHPALPSCPGHVVWQRDFTGSSGLFSVVLKEGYSKEALAAFVDGLELFGMGFSWGGYESLILPLRIDRQATVWPFKGHALRIHSGLEDGEDLIADLEKGLARLGDA, encoded by the coding sequence ATGAAGAAGGACACCCTCCTTGGCCATGCGGGCCGACATCCGGAAGACCATCAGGGCATCGTCAACCCGCCGGTCTATAGGGCCTCGACCGTGCTTTTCCCCAGCCTGGACGAACTGGAGACGGCGGAACGGGAACGCTTCGACAGGGTCTATTACGGCCGCTATGGCACCCCAACCCACTTCGCCTTCGAGGAAGCCGTCGCCACCCTGGAAGGAGCTTCCCACGCGATCGCCCTGCCGTCGGGCATGGCGGCCATCGCCTGTACGCTGCATGCGCTGCTGGAGGCCGGCGACCACATCCTGATGACCGACAACGCCTATGGGCCCGCCGCCCGCCTTTGCGAGGGGCCGCTGAACCGCCTGGGTATCGCGACGACGCGGTACGACCCGATGGTCGGCGCCGACATCGCCGAACTGATGCGGCCCACCACTCGCCTGGTCTTTACCGAGGCACCCGGCTCGCTGACCTTCGAGGTCCAGGACGTCCCCGCCATCGCCGACGCCGCCCATGCCGCCGGCGCCCTGGTCGCCATGGACAACACCTGGAGCGCCGGGCTCTACTTCCAGCCCTTCGACAAGGGCGTCGATCTGTCCATCCAGGCGGCGACCAAGTACATCGTCGGCCATTCCGACGCCATGCTGGGCAGCGTCTCCATGCGCGACCGCACCCTGTTCGAGCGCCTGCGCGGCACCGCCGTCGGCATGGGCTGGTGCGCGGGGCCGGACGACTGCTGGCTGGGCCTGCGCGGCATTCGCAGCCTGTCGGCCCGCCTCGCCCGCCACCAGGATACCGGACTCAAGCTCGCCCGCTGGCTGGCCGCGCGGCCCGAGATCGAGACCGTTCTGCATCCGGCCCTGCCCTCCTGTCCCGGCCATGTCGTCTGGCAACGCGACTTCACGGGATCGTCGGGCCTGTTCTCCGTCGTGCTGAAGGAAGGCTATTCCAAGGAAGCCCTGGCCGCCTTCGTCGATGGACTGGAGCTGTTTGGCATGGGCTTCAGTTGGGGCGGCTACGAAAGCCTGATTCTACCCCTGCGGATCGATCGCCAAGCCACCGTCTGGCCCTTCAAGGGCCACGCACTCCGCATCCACAGCGGGCTGGAGGATGGGGAGGATCTGATCGCCGACCTGGAGAAGGGGCTGGCCCGCCTGGGCGACGCCTGA